Proteins encoded in a region of the Panicum hallii strain FIL2 chromosome 3, PHallii_v3.1, whole genome shotgun sequence genome:
- the LOC112886680 gene encoding pentatricopeptide repeat-containing protein At2g30100, chloroplastic: protein MALSSHATAAAVATFPQSTRSSSSSRRLPGSSVSPRPPPPPRSLRLDHAAPPLSAAAPDGLLAAAIEHLEREPASAAADEAPLAALSPRELQLVLVYFAQEGRDAYCALEVFDWLRRANRVDGETMELMAAIACGWIERLVGAGGDVADVAALLGEMDCVGLRPGFSLVEKAVALYWDRGEREHAVEFVRDVLRRGGLGAGAGGKHGSADGDGERGGPVGYLAWKMMMDGDYRDAVKLVIEFKESGLKPEVYSYLIGLTALVKEQKEFSKALRKLNSSVKDGSISKLDAESMHSIEKYQSELLSDGVLLSNWAVEEGSSEVLGLVHERLLSLYTCAGCGLEAEHELWEMKLLGREPDTQLYDVVLAICASQGEAAAVRRLLAGVESSSAGRRKKSMSWLLRGYVKGGFILDASETLMQMLDMGLFPDYLDRAAVLTALRRNIQESGSLELYMKLCKRLSETDLIGPCVVYLYVHKFKLWMMHML, encoded by the exons ATGGCGCTCTCTTCCcacgccaccgccgcggccGTCGCCACCTTCCCACAGTCCacccgctcctcctcctcctcgcgccgcCTCCCCGGGTCCTCCGTCTCCCCGcgtcccccgccgcccccgcgctccCTGCGCCTCGACCACGCTGCGCCGCCCCTCTCCGCCGCGGCCCCCGACgggctcctcgccgccgccatcgagcacCTGGAGCGCGAGCCGgcctccgcggccgccgacgAGGCCCCGCTGGCCGCTCTGTCGCCGCGGGAGCTGCAGCTCGTGCTCGTCTACTTCGCGCAGGAGGGGCGCGACGCCTACTGCGCGCTCGAGGTCTTCGACTGGCTCCGCCGCGCCAACCGCGTCGACGGCGAGACCATGGAGCTCATGGCCGCCATCGCCTGCGGATGGATTGAGCGCCTCGTGGGGGCCGGCGGGGACGTGGCCGACGTCGCCGCGCTGCTCGGGGAGATGGACTGCGTCGGGCTGAGGCCCGGCTTCAGCCTCGTCGAGAAGGCTGTCGCGCTGTACTGGGACCGCGGGGAGAGGGAGCATGCGGTCGAGTTCGTCAGGGACGTGCTCAGGAGAGGGGGACTCGGAGCCGGCGCGGGAGGGAAGCACGGCTCTGCCGACGGGGACGGCGAACGGGGAGGGCCCGTCGGTTACCTCGCCTGGAAGATGATG ATGGATGGGGACTATAGGGATGCTGTCAAGTTGGTCATTGAATTTAAGGAGAGTGGCCTGAAGCCTGAGGTGTATAGTTATCTAATTGGGTTAACTGCCTTGGTTAAAGAGCAAAAGGAATTCTCAAAGGCTCTGCGTAAACTAAATTCATCGGTGAAGGATGGCTCTATTTCTAAACTGGATGCTGAGAGCATGCACAGTATTGAAAAGTATCAATCAGAATTGTTAAGTGATGGTGTTCTTTTGTCAAACTGGGCAGTAGAGGAAGGAAGTAGCGAAGTTCTAGGACTTGTGCATGAGAGGCTCCTCTCATTGTATACTTGTGCTGGTTGTGGCTTAGAAGCTGAGCACGAACTTTGGGAAATGAAGCTTCTTGGTAGAGAACCTGATACGCAGCTCTATGATGTTGTATTGGCAATTTGTGCATCTCAAGGGGAAGCTGCTGCTGTACGCCGATTGCTCGCAGGAGTCGAGTCAAGCAGTGCCGGAAGAAGAAAGAAGTCGATGTCATGGCTCCTGCGAGGCTATGTCAAAGGTGGCTTCATTCTAGATGCCTCGGAGACACTCATGCAGATGCTCGACATGGGCTTATTTCCTGATTACCTGGATAGAGCTGCTGTATTGACTGCACTGCGGAGAAACATACAGGAATCTGGCAGCCTAGAATTATACATGAAACTCTGCAAGCGACTTTCCGAGACAGATCTGATCGGACCTTGTGTAGTGTATCTTTATGTCCACAAATTCAAATTGTGGATGATGCACATGCTTTAG
- the LOC112885934 gene encoding importin subunit beta-1, whose product MDITQILLAAQSPDANLRTVAESNLTQFQEQNLPNFLLSLSVELSNDEKPPESRRLAGIILKNSLDAKDSAKKELLTQQWVSVDPSIKSKIKESLLVTLGSSVHDARHTSSQVIAKVASIEIPRREWQDLIAKLLGNMTLPGASAPLKQATLEALGYVCEEISPQHLEQDQVNAVLTAVVQGMNQTELSPEVRLAAVKALYNALDFAESNFANEMERNYIMKVVCDTAVSKEVEIRQAAFECLVAIASTYYSHLDYYMQTIFNLTANAVKGDEEAVALQAVEFWSAICDEEIALQDEYEGSDDGNSTIHFRFIEKALPSLVPMLLETLLKQEEDQDQDDNVWNISMSGGTCLGLIARTVGDAIVPLVMPFVEANITKPDWHCREAATFAFGSILEGPSVEKLAPLVQSGLDFLLNTMNDSNSQVKDTTAWTLGRVFEILHSPAAANPIIDNSNLPRIMAVLLESSKDVPNVAEKVCGAIYFLAQGYEDAESMSSVLTPYLPNIIAALLSAADRADTTHFRLRASAYEALNEIIRVSNVPETSGIIGQLLQEIMRRLNLTFDLHILSSGDKEKQSDLQALLCGVLQVIIQKLSSTDAKSIIAQTADQLMTLFLRVFACHSSTVHEEAMLAIGALAYATGPDFVKYMPNFFTYLEAGLQNYEEYQVCSISVGVVGDICRALEDKILPFCDRIMTVLLKDLSNSMLNRSVKPPIFSCFGDIALAIGENFEKYLPYAMPMLQGAAELLGTLDQSDDDMVDYGNQLRRGIFEAYSGILQGIKGPKAQLMIPYATHLLQFTEAVFRDRSRDDSVTKAAVAVLGDLADTLGATSKDLFQTHLFHVEFLRECLDLDDEVRETASWAQGMINQAVVS is encoded by the exons ATGGATATTACTCAAATTCTGCTAGCTGCTCAATCTCCGGATGCTAACCTTCGAACAGTAGCCGAAAGTAACCTCACTCAGTTCCAGGAGCAGAATCTTCCAAACTTCCTCCTCTCCTTATCAGTGGAACTCTCGAATGATGAAAAACCCCCAGAGTCTAGAAGGCTTGCTGGTATTATCCTTAAGAATTCTTTGGATGCAAAGGATTCTGCAAAAAAGGAGCTACTGACTCAGCAATGGGTCAGCGTGGATCCTTCTATCAAATCGAAGATCAAGGAGTCATTGCTGGTGACACTAGGATCTTCGGTGCATGATGCAAGGCATACCTCATCACAAGTTATTGCCAAGGTTGCATCAATTGAGATCCCACGTCGAGAGTGGCAAGACCTCATTGCCAAATTATTGGGAAACATGACACTGCCGGGTGCATCTGCTCCTTTGAAGCAAGCAACACTAGAGGCATTGGGGTATGTATGTGAGGAGATTTCTCCGCAGCACTTGGAGCAGGATCAAGTGAATGCTGTTCTGACGGCTGTGGTCCAGGGAATGAACCAGACAGAGCTCAGCCCTGAAGTCCGTCTTGCAGCAGTTAAAGCCCTTTATAATGCTCTTGACTTTGCTGAGAGTAACTTTGCAAATGAAATGGAGAGGAATTATATAATGAAGGTGGTTTGCGACACTGCTGTGTCTAAAGAAGTGGAGATCAGACAGGCTGCATTTGAATGCCTGGTTGCAATTGCATCCACATATTATTCACACTTAGATTATTATATGCAAACCATATTCAACCTGACAGCTAATGCAGTGAAAGGAGATGAGGAAGCGGTTGCACTTCAAGCTGTTGAGTTCTGGAGCGCTATTTGTGATGAAGAGATTGCACTCCAAGATGAATATGAGGGATCTGATGATGGCAACTCTACTATACATTTTCGCTTTATTGAAAAGGCCCTTCCCTCACTTGTTCCGATGCTCCTAGAAACTCTATTGAAGCAAGAGGAAGATCAAGACCAAGATGATAATGTCTGGAACATTTCTATGAGTGGTGGGACGTGCCTTGGACTCATTGCACGGACTGTTGGTGATGCAATCGTCCCTCTTGTGATGCCATTTGTTGAGGCCAACATCACAAAGCCTGATTGGCATTGTCGCGAGGCAGCTACCTTTGCCTTTGGTTCTATCCTTGAAGGCCCCTCTGTTGAAAAACTTGCTCCACTGGTCCAATCTGGTCTTGATTTCTTGCTCAACACAATGAACGATTCAAACAGTCAGGTAAAAGATACTACTGCTTGGACACTTGGGAGGGTATTTGAGATCTTGcattctcctgctgctgcaaaCCCAATTATAGATAATTCAAACCTTCCTCGTATCATGGCTGTGTTGCTTGAGAGTAGTAAAGATGTTCCAAATGTGGCTGAGAAAGTCTGTGGAGCTATTTATTTTCTGGCCCAAGGTTATGAAGATGCAGAGTCCATGTCTTCTGTGCTCACACCTTATCTACCTAACATCATTGCTGCTCTTCTTTCTGCTGCGGATCGTGCTGATACCACCCATTTCAGGCTTCGTGCTTCTGCTTATGAAGCTCTGAATGAGATTATTAGAGTCAGCAACGTACCTGAAACTTCAGGCATTATAGGCCAGTTACTGCAGGAGATCATGAGAAGATTAAACCTTACATTTGATCTCCATATACTTTCTTCTGGTGACAAAGAGAAGCAAAGTGACCTGCAGGCTTTGCTGTGTGGTGTACTGCAGGTCATCATTCAGAAACTGAGCAGCACAGATGCAAAGTCCATAATTGCCCAGACTGCTGATCAGCTGATGACTCTGTTTCTGCGGGTCTTTGCCTGTCACAGTTCTACTGTGCATGAAGAAGCAATGCTTGCTATTGGTGCTCTTGCCTATGCTACTGGTCCAGATTTTGTGAAATACATGCCTAACTTCTTCACGTACCTGGAAGCTGGCTTGCAGAATTATGAAGAGTACCAAGTGTGCTCCATCTCTGTAGGGGTGGTGGGTGATATTTGCCGTGCCCTGGAAGATAAAATTCTGCCCTTCTGTGATCGAATTATGACTGTTCTTCTCAAGGACCTATCAAACTCTATGCTAAATCGGTCTGTGAAGCCTCCGATTTTCTCATGCTTTGGAGACATAGCTCTTGCTATCGGTGAGAATTTTGAGAAATATCTGCCATATGCTATGCCGATGCTTCAGGGAGCTGCTGAACTCCTTGGTACTCTTGATCAGAGTGATGATGATATGGTTGATTATGGCAACCAGCTCAGACGGGGAATTTTTGAGGCATACTCTGGTATACTCCAGGGTATCAAGGGCCCAAAAGCACAGCTGATGATCCCATACGCAACCCATCTACTGCAGTTCACTGAAGCTGTCTTCAGAGATAGGAGCAG GGATGATAGCGTGACAAAGGCTGCAGTTGCTGTCCTCGGGGATCTTGCTGACACACTTGGTGCAACCTCAAAGGATCTGTTCCAGACCCACCTCTTCCATGTTGAGTTCTTGAGGGAGTGCCTCGACTTGGACGATGAAGTTCGGGAGACTGCGTCATGGGCTCAGGGGATGATAAACCAAGCGGTGGTCTCTTAA